One genomic segment of Candidatus Binatia bacterium includes these proteins:
- a CDS encoding TIGR03617 family F420-dependent LLM class oxidoreductase, translated as MRVGIALIENYSFTLEPTSLGIGGIAAAARKLEELGFDGIISSETAGHDPFFPLLIAAEHTQRVRLSTGVAVAFPRSPMVVAQMAWDLQRFSGGRFQLGLGTQVKGHNERRYGTPWTAPPGPRMREYVLCLQAIFKTFQNSKQPSYFDGKHYKYTMSPPVFTAGPIEHPRIPIHLAAVNNYMSRLGGEVADGVFAHPVCTAKYMREVMLPQVEAGARKAGRQMPDIDIIGAPIIVTGRNAKELEKERQLLKRRVAFYASTRTYQPVFAVHGWDEIGLKLHALSLENRWEEMVQLIPDEMAEEFGTIGYLDEIGAKLKQRWGGILTTMNLPTDFPLRSSEDEQRMRRIIETLHRT; from the coding sequence ATGCGAGTTGGAATTGCGCTGATCGAGAATTACAGCTTCACGCTGGAGCCGACCTCGCTGGGCATCGGCGGGATCGCGGCGGCGGCGCGCAAGCTCGAGGAGCTGGGTTTCGACGGAATCATCTCCTCCGAGACCGCCGGCCATGATCCTTTCTTTCCCTTGCTCATCGCCGCCGAGCACACGCAACGCGTGAGGCTCAGCACCGGGGTGGCCGTTGCCTTTCCACGCAGCCCGATGGTTGTCGCGCAGATGGCCTGGGACCTGCAACGCTTCTCCGGCGGCCGCTTCCAACTCGGGCTGGGCACGCAGGTGAAGGGTCACAACGAGCGGCGCTACGGCACGCCGTGGACGGCGCCGCCGGGGCCGCGCATGCGGGAGTACGTTCTCTGCCTGCAGGCCATCTTCAAAACCTTTCAGAACAGCAAGCAACCGAGCTACTTCGACGGCAAGCACTACAAGTACACCATGTCGCCGCCGGTGTTCACCGCGGGCCCGATTGAGCATCCGCGCATTCCCATCCACCTGGCCGCCGTGAACAATTACATGTCTCGCCTCGGCGGCGAGGTGGCGGACGGTGTCTTCGCGCATCCCGTGTGCACCGCGAAATACATGCGCGAGGTGATGTTGCCGCAGGTCGAGGCCGGCGCCCGCAAAGCCGGCCGCCAGATGCCGGACATCGACATCATCGGGGCGCCGATCATCGTGACGGGCCGCAATGCGAAGGAGCTGGAGAAGGAGCGGCAGCTCTTGAAGCGGCGCGTCGCCTTCTACGCCTCTACCCGCACGTATCAGCCGGTGTTCGCGGTCCACGGCTGGGACGAGATCGGCCTCAAGCTCCACGCCCTGTCGCTGGAGAACCGCTGGGAGGAGATGGTGCAGCTCATCCCCGACGAGATGGCGGAGGAGTTCGGCACCATCGGCTACCTGGACGAGATCGGAGCCAAGCTCAAGCAGCGTTGGGGCGGCATCCTCACCACCATGAACCTGCCGACCGACTTTCCGCTGCGCTCATCGGAGGATGAGCAGCGGATGCGGCGGATCATCGAGACGCTGCACCGGACGTAG
- a CDS encoding AMP-binding protein yields MIFHRAATNPNELALDDLTRQRTWAELADRSTRIAHLLRDTFGLQPDDHAALLMGNRVEGVELTLAALLAGIWLTPINRHLQPEEIAYIIEDSEARVLFTDARHESTARQSTAPTIVLAGEELDSALADVSDEPMPLNGPAGATMIYTSGTTGRPKGVKRARPSTLGAALSAAAAAGATLGLDGSGPHLITGPLYHAAPLLFAIYDQINGAPIIIMPKWDAAHTLRLIQERQIRHTHLVPTMFVRLLRLDEDIRNAFDPSALRLVLHGAAPIAPSVKTRMIEWWGKVIVEYWGATEGGVCSLVDAVDWLAHPGTVGRATPNFEVFAVDDGGKRLPPGETGILYCRHKQLAKVFEYHRAPEKTAESYLEPGAFTTGDIGRVDTDGYVYLTDRKSNLIISGGVNIYAAEIEQVLQQHPAVADVCVFGIPDEEWGEAVKAAVELLDGHRPSPQLEADILAFAGKHLASYKVPRSIDFEVQLPRHPTGKLYTRLLRERYWKDRERNI; encoded by the coding sequence ATGATCTTCCACAGGGCAGCAACCAACCCCAACGAGCTGGCGCTCGACGATCTGACGCGCCAACGCACCTGGGCCGAGTTGGCCGATCGCAGCACACGGATCGCCCACTTGCTGCGCGACACATTTGGATTGCAGCCGGACGACCACGCCGCGCTGCTGATGGGGAATCGGGTCGAGGGCGTCGAGTTGACGCTGGCGGCCCTGCTGGCCGGCATCTGGCTCACTCCGATCAATCGGCACCTCCAACCCGAGGAGATCGCATACATCATTGAGGACTCGGAGGCACGAGTCCTGTTCACCGATGCGCGGCACGAATCCACGGCCCGGCAATCGACGGCTCCAACGATCGTGCTCGCCGGCGAGGAACTCGACTCGGCGCTGGCTGATGTTTCGGACGAACCGATGCCGCTCAATGGCCCGGCTGGCGCCACCATGATTTACACCAGCGGCACTACCGGGCGCCCGAAAGGCGTAAAGCGCGCGCGCCCCTCGACCCTGGGCGCGGCGCTGTCCGCCGCGGCCGCAGCGGGCGCAACGCTCGGGCTCGACGGCAGCGGCCCACACCTGATCACCGGGCCGCTCTACCACGCCGCCCCGCTGCTGTTCGCCATATACGACCAGATCAATGGCGCACCGATCATCATCATGCCCAAGTGGGACGCGGCGCACACGCTCCGGCTGATCCAGGAACGCCAGATCCGCCACACGCACCTGGTGCCCACCATGTTCGTGCGCCTCCTGCGCCTCGACGAGGACATCCGTAACGCCTTCGATCCTTCCGCATTGCGCTTGGTGCTGCACGGCGCCGCTCCCATCGCTCCGTCGGTGAAGACGCGCATGATCGAGTGGTGGGGCAAGGTCATCGTCGAGTACTGGGGCGCTACTGAAGGCGGCGTGTGCTCGCTCGTCGATGCGGTGGATTGGCTCGCCCATCCGGGAACCGTGGGCCGGGCGACACCGAACTTCGAGGTCTTTGCCGTGGATGATGGCGGGAAGCGTCTGCCTCCTGGAGAGACCGGCATTCTGTATTGCCGCCACAAGCAGCTCGCCAAGGTTTTCGAGTACCACCGGGCCCCGGAGAAAACGGCGGAGTCCTATCTGGAGCCAGGGGCGTTCACAACCGGCGATATCGGCCGTGTCGACACCGACGGCTACGTCTATCTGACCGATCGGAAATCCAACCTGATCATCTCCGGCGGGGTGAACATCTACGCCGCCGAAATCGAACAGGTGCTGCAACAGCACCCGGCGGTGGCCGACGTGTGCGTCTTTGGAATTCCTGACGAGGAGTGGGGCGAAGCCGTCAAGGCCGCCGTCGAGCTGTTGGACGGGCACCGGCCGTCGCCGCAGCTCGAAGCCGACATCTTAGCGTTTGCAGGCAAACATCTGGCGAGTTACAAG
- a CDS encoding type II toxin-antitoxin system prevent-host-death family antitoxin: protein MERIGIRALQQHASAVLRQVRDGESLEVTDRGHRVAVLVPAMRTGPLSVLKASGRLRAAEGDLLDLGAPLRIKRGAPRASKRLARMRAHER, encoded by the coding sequence ATGGAGCGGATCGGCATCCGGGCACTGCAACAACACGCGAGCGCGGTCCTGCGGCAGGTGCGGGACGGTGAGTCGTTGGAGGTGACCGACCGCGGCCATCGGGTCGCCGTGCTCGTACCGGCCATGCGCACTGGCCCGTTGAGCGTTCTCAAGGCGTCTGGGCGGCTGAGAGCGGCGGAAGGAGACCTCCTGGATCTCGGCGCACCGTTGCGCATCAAGCGCGGCGCACCGCGAGCGTCGAAGCGACTGGCGCGGATGCGCGCACACGAGCGATGA
- a CDS encoding molybdopterin-dependent oxidoreductase, with product MAVESTRRGFLQGAGALILSLTRLGLRDAVAAMPDGASASNPSAALPEYRGWEDLYRQRWVWDKVAKGTHHVNCWYQRGCNWNVYVKDGVVFREEQAATYVQTNSDVPDFNPRGCQKGACYSQRIYDAARLHYPLKRAGARGEGKWTRVSWKQALREIADKTIDAMREDGPGSITWDPGGGNTHGCRGIGLYRTGYVLDTPIIDVNGEVGDHHPGAYATLGKISCASSADDLFYSDLILVWGGNPTYTQIPNAHFIIEARYRGARVVAIAPDYNASAIHADRWISVDVASDAAFGLALAHVMVEEGIYDAPFVKEQTDLPLLVRTDTHTFLRGRDLQKGGDEDTFYVFDRTTNAIREASKKALSLEGVDPALEGEFRVNGTAGEITVTPVFSLLRKHLAAYSPQAMANRTGVHPQMMQTLAREIARAKAATIITQSNFSKFYHGLEMERAQILVLALAGQIGKKGSGINVFPALDVAGIASANFSPGSVSPKKGAALIDAAMAHAFIRNREQGLTDEMTIYQLAREEYRKGGHVSGMLFLYFQGGLDQIYGASARWDPTMKRELKDYLAESLQKGWQIAPAKARPRIFFEAGGNFLRRTRGYDRLYTTFLPKLDLLVTIDWRMSNTALHSDYVLPAATWYEKDDITWATPIAPFAHVTTRAAAPVAESKTDWEFHCLLLKEIQKRAKERGLTAFVDRAGQERRLDQVYDEFTFGGRYREDNPEELLDELLSFTTNLGNIRWNDLKEKGFARFTGLGADYLNIGNATDIKPDETITANTWHTEKKQPWPTLTRRIQFYIDHPFYLELGEALPTHKDSPKIGGDYPLQLTSQHARWSIHASWRDDARLLRLQRGAPVITLSVMDAKARGLTDGDRARVRNDIGSFEVEVKVSGAVHPGQVIINHAWEPYQFKGGRSHDVVAPSPINPLQIAGGYFHLQPAPYMGSAGGVDRGTRIEVERLGSDSR from the coding sequence ATGGCAGTTGAGTCTACGAGAAGAGGCTTCCTGCAAGGTGCCGGAGCCCTCATCCTCTCGCTGACCCGTCTCGGGCTGCGGGATGCTGTTGCGGCGATGCCAGACGGTGCCTCGGCCTCGAACCCCAGTGCCGCGCTTCCTGAGTACCGGGGCTGGGAGGATCTGTACCGGCAGCGATGGGTCTGGGACAAAGTTGCGAAGGGGACACACCACGTCAACTGCTGGTACCAGCGTGGGTGTAACTGGAACGTGTACGTCAAGGACGGCGTGGTCTTTCGGGAGGAACAGGCCGCCACGTATGTGCAGACCAATTCCGACGTCCCGGACTTCAACCCGCGCGGCTGCCAGAAGGGAGCTTGCTACAGCCAACGCATCTACGATGCAGCCCGCTTGCACTATCCGCTCAAGCGCGCCGGCGCGCGAGGGGAGGGAAAGTGGACCCGGGTCTCGTGGAAACAGGCGCTACGCGAGATCGCCGACAAGACCATCGACGCCATGCGCGAGGACGGCCCCGGCTCGATTACCTGGGATCCAGGCGGCGGCAACACGCACGGCTGCCGCGGCATCGGACTCTATCGGACGGGATATGTGCTCGACACGCCGATCATCGACGTCAACGGGGAGGTGGGCGACCATCACCCCGGTGCCTACGCCACGCTGGGCAAGATCTCCTGTGCGAGCTCCGCCGACGACCTGTTCTACTCCGACTTGATCCTCGTGTGGGGCGGCAATCCCACCTACACTCAGATCCCCAACGCCCACTTCATCATCGAGGCGCGCTACCGCGGGGCCCGGGTGGTTGCCATCGCTCCCGACTACAACGCCTCCGCGATTCACGCCGATCGGTGGATCTCCGTCGACGTCGCGAGCGATGCGGCTTTCGGGCTCGCCCTGGCTCATGTGATGGTGGAGGAGGGGATCTACGACGCGCCCTTCGTCAAGGAGCAGACGGATCTGCCGCTACTCGTCCGCACCGACACCCACACGTTCTTGCGCGGGCGCGATCTTCAGAAAGGCGGTGACGAGGACACTTTCTACGTGTTCGATCGGACGACGAACGCCATCCGCGAAGCTTCGAAAAAGGCGTTGTCGCTTGAAGGCGTTGACCCGGCCCTGGAGGGAGAGTTTCGCGTCAACGGCACTGCCGGTGAGATCACCGTCACTCCCGTCTTCTCTCTCCTGCGCAAGCATCTGGCCGCCTACTCGCCACAAGCGATGGCAAACCGCACCGGCGTCCATCCGCAGATGATGCAGACGCTGGCACGCGAGATTGCGCGGGCGAAGGCCGCCACCATCATCACCCAGTCTAACTTCTCCAAGTTCTACCACGGCCTTGAAATGGAGCGGGCGCAGATCCTGGTGCTCGCCCTCGCCGGCCAGATCGGGAAGAAGGGGAGCGGCATCAACGTGTTTCCCGCCCTCGATGTCGCGGGTATAGCCAGCGCCAATTTCTCTCCGGGCTCCGTGTCTCCCAAGAAAGGCGCGGCGTTGATCGACGCCGCCATGGCCCACGCGTTCATCCGCAACCGCGAGCAGGGGCTGACGGACGAGATGACCATCTATCAGCTGGCCCGCGAGGAGTATCGGAAGGGCGGCCACGTCAGCGGCATGCTGTTCCTCTATTTTCAGGGCGGCCTCGATCAGATCTACGGTGCTTCGGCGCGATGGGATCCCACTATGAAGCGGGAGCTGAAGGACTACCTGGCGGAGTCGTTACAGAAGGGCTGGCAGATAGCTCCCGCGAAGGCGCGCCCGCGCATTTTCTTCGAGGCCGGCGGGAACTTTCTGCGGCGGACGCGGGGGTACGACCGGCTCTATACGACCTTTCTTCCGAAGCTCGATCTGCTCGTCACCATCGACTGGCGCATGAGCAACACGGCACTGCACAGCGATTACGTGCTGCCGGCGGCGACCTGGTACGAGAAGGACGACATCACATGGGCGACGCCCATCGCGCCTTTCGCGCACGTGACCACCCGTGCCGCCGCACCGGTTGCCGAGTCGAAAACCGATTGGGAGTTTCACTGCCTGTTGCTCAAAGAGATCCAGAAGCGGGCGAAGGAACGCGGGCTGACGGCCTTTGTCGACCGGGCGGGGCAGGAGCGGCGCCTCGATCAGGTCTACGATGAGTTCACCTTCGGCGGACGTTACCGAGAGGACAACCCGGAGGAGCTCCTCGACGAGCTGTTGTCGTTCACGACGAACCTTGGAAACATCCGTTGGAACGACCTCAAGGAGAAGGGCTTCGCGCGCTTCACCGGCCTGGGTGCGGATTACCTCAACATCGGCAACGCCACCGACATCAAGCCCGACGAGACGATTACCGCCAACACCTGGCACACGGAGAAGAAGCAGCCGTGGCCCACACTGACGCGGCGCATCCAGTTCTACATCGATCACCCGTTCTACCTGGAACTCGGGGAGGCGCTTCCGACGCATAAGGATTCGCCGAAGATTGGAGGGGACTATCCCTTGCAGCTGACCAGCCAGCACGCGCGCTGGTCGATTCATGCCTCCTGGCGTGACGACGCGCGTCTGCTCCGGCTGCAACGCGGCGCGCCGGTGATTACCCTGAGCGTGATGGATGCGAAGGCCCGCGGCCTTACGGACGGAGACCGTGCGCGGGTGCGAAATGACATCGGCTCCTTCGAGGTGGAGGTGAAGGTGTCGGGGGCCGTGCATCCGGGGCAGGTGATCATCAACCACGCGTGGGAGCCCTACCAGTTCAAAGGTGGCCGCTCGCACGACGTGGTTGCCCCGAGCCCCATCAACCCCCTCCAGATCGCCGGCGGCTACTTCCACCTCCAACCCGCGCCGTACATGGGCTCAGCGGGCGGAGTTGATCGGGGGACGCGGATAGAAGTCGAACGGCTTGGCTCCGATAGCCGATAG
- a CDS encoding sulfotransferase, with protein MSIWQPGPRPEWVRALNTLGDPSWIRLDEGALLDEAVRNTGLSDFGGDSFRTPLRIFLDSLAQEAQLNFVGRVLARSDILNLLENRLRMTETRQRNPEIDAVQVTRPIFITGLPRTGTSILHELLAQDPANRVPLAWEVRSPCPPPESATYETDPRIEKADLEIRFWNHVVPEYPTMHELGAKIPVECIMLTMHEFLSDQLSGTHRVPSYAAWLAQTDMRPAYAYHRQMLQLLQWRAPRERWVLKAPSHMATLDALLAVYPDARIIQTHRDPLKVMGSVASILYATAWVRSDGLDPEQVLQWFGGESCSFLLENAMRVRNSGIVDAQQFFDVRYQDLMQDPFGTIRGIYEHFGVPYSAEAEARMRAYLAAKPKDKHGAHQYAFEDTGFDLETERRRFAAYQERYRVPSEVLPAR; from the coding sequence ATGTCGATTTGGCAACCCGGTCCACGTCCTGAGTGGGTGCGTGCCCTGAATACGCTCGGGGATCCGTCGTGGATACGGCTCGACGAGGGAGCGCTGCTCGACGAGGCGGTGCGGAATACGGGGCTCTCGGATTTCGGCGGCGATTCGTTTCGCACACCACTGCGGATCTTCCTCGACTCGCTGGCACAGGAGGCGCAGCTCAACTTCGTCGGCCGTGTGCTGGCACGCAGCGACATTCTCAATCTGCTCGAGAACCGCTTGCGGATGACCGAAACGCGCCAACGCAACCCTGAGATCGACGCGGTGCAGGTGACACGCCCGATCTTTATCACCGGCCTGCCGCGCACCGGCACCTCGATTCTCCATGAACTGCTGGCGCAGGACCCAGCCAACCGCGTGCCGCTGGCTTGGGAGGTGCGCTCTCCGTGTCCGCCTCCCGAGAGCGCCACGTACGAGACCGATCCCCGCATCGAAAAGGCCGACCTGGAGATCCGCTTCTGGAACCACGTGGTGCCCGAGTACCCGACGATGCACGAGCTGGGCGCCAAGATTCCGGTCGAGTGCATCATGTTGACGATGCACGAATTCCTGAGCGATCAGCTTTCCGGGACCCATCGGGTGCCGAGCTACGCGGCGTGGCTTGCCCAGACGGACATGCGGCCCGCCTATGCGTATCACCGTCAGATGCTGCAACTGCTGCAGTGGCGTGCGCCGCGCGAACGGTGGGTTCTCAAAGCGCCGTCGCACATGGCGACCCTCGACGCGCTCCTCGCGGTTTACCCGGATGCGCGCATCATCCAGACCCACCGCGATCCGCTCAAGGTGATGGGCTCGGTTGCGAGCATTCTTTACGCCACCGCGTGGGTCCGCTCCGACGGACTCGATCCCGAACAAGTCCTTCAGTGGTTCGGCGGCGAGTCGTGCTCGTTCCTGTTGGAGAATGCGATGCGGGTTCGGAACAGCGGCATCGTCGACGCGCAGCAGTTCTTCGACGTCCGCTATCAGGATCTGATGCAGGACCCGTTCGGCACGATCCGTGGCATCTACGAGCACTTTGGAGTCCCGTACTCGGCAGAGGCGGAGGCCCGCATGCGCGCCTACCTCGCGGCCAAGCCCAAAGACAAACACGGCGCCCACCAGTACGCCTTCGAAGACACGGGCTTCGACCTCGAGACCGAACGCCGCCGCTTCGCCGCCTACCAGGAGCGCTACCGCGTGCCGTCCGAGGTTCTGCCGGCTCGTTAA
- a CDS encoding aldo/keto reductase — translation RSLERFPFDSVLLPCNFTMMRMPEYAADFATLLSLCRAHGVAVQTIKSVARRRWQDDTQPRFSWYEPLKEPDAIRRAVHFVLSQPGLFLNSSSDATLLRHILDTAAQIGAAPSAAELEADVTRFAMQPLFVRGLSESI, via the coding sequence CGCAGCCTCGAGCGCTTTCCCTTCGACTCCGTCCTCCTGCCCTGCAACTTCACCATGATGCGCATGCCGGAGTACGCGGCCGACTTCGCCACGCTGCTGTCGCTCTGCCGGGCACACGGCGTCGCCGTGCAGACGATCAAATCGGTGGCACGCCGCCGCTGGCAAGACGACACGCAACCCCGCTTCAGCTGGTACGAGCCGCTCAAGGAGCCCGACGCCATCCGCCGGGCGGTGCACTTCGTCCTCAGCCAGCCCGGGCTCTTCTTGAACTCGTCGAGCGACGCAACCCTCCTGCGCCACATCCTGGACACCGCCGCGCAGATTGGCGCGGCCCCGTCCGCTGCGGAGCTGGAAGCCGATGTGACTCGCTTTGCCATGCAGCCGCTCTTCGTTCGCGGCCTATCGGAGTCGATCTGA
- a CDS encoding DUF1214 domain-containing protein, producing MDDNRIAGGIGATGEKLKRFRRPPAAPEINAERLMSGQAWSDFCDALKTAGEHILNPDAPGSAFDRAEGFRYLLGLVTAGIRQAVVLADPDIPRFIRNPDITSKWGAENADNHYLWTKIRSDATYRITGKRNSAYDFLIEVKEGYMQLGDDRNFATLTASQLTTASDGSFEIILSAEEQPGNWIPLHPDARYVAIRQYFYDWEHEEPAEFRIVAIGNEGVAPLPLRPAGAADMLDNAGEWIEQTVRFWKQWVVQLRTQHRPGELAPARRYVGGADDIYYGNDLYQLAADEAMIIESELPQARYWSFQLCNLWFHTLDYANRQTSINGRQAHIDGDGRFRCVIAPRDPGVPNWLDTAGHLEGVIQYRWIWTETNPAPTVRVVKFAEVRRHLPSDTPVIGVEARRDIIRKRQEHVARREPVS from the coding sequence ATGGACGATAACCGCATTGCCGGTGGCATTGGCGCGACGGGCGAGAAGCTGAAGCGCTTCCGACGGCCACCTGCAGCACCCGAAATCAACGCCGAGCGGCTCATGAGCGGGCAGGCCTGGTCAGACTTCTGCGACGCGCTCAAGACAGCCGGCGAACACATCTTGAACCCAGACGCTCCCGGTTCGGCGTTCGACCGTGCGGAAGGATTTCGGTACCTGCTCGGTCTCGTCACCGCCGGCATCCGGCAAGCGGTGGTTTTAGCCGATCCGGATATCCCCCGTTTCATCCGCAATCCCGACATCACGTCGAAGTGGGGCGCGGAGAATGCCGACAATCACTACCTGTGGACCAAGATTCGCAGCGATGCCACTTACCGGATTACCGGCAAACGCAACAGCGCCTACGACTTCCTGATCGAGGTGAAAGAGGGATACATGCAGCTCGGCGACGATCGGAATTTTGCCACGCTGACGGCGAGCCAACTCACGACCGCGTCCGATGGGAGCTTCGAGATCATCCTGAGTGCCGAGGAGCAACCAGGGAACTGGATTCCACTGCACCCCGATGCCCGGTACGTCGCCATCCGCCAGTACTTCTATGATTGGGAGCACGAGGAGCCGGCCGAGTTTCGCATCGTCGCAATCGGCAACGAAGGTGTGGCGCCACTGCCGCTGCGACCCGCCGGCGCGGCGGACATGCTGGACAACGCCGGTGAATGGATCGAGCAGACGGTGCGCTTCTGGAAGCAGTGGGTCGTACAGTTGCGTACGCAGCACCGGCCCGGAGAGCTGGCCCCCGCGCGTCGCTACGTCGGAGGTGCCGACGACATTTACTACGGCAACGATCTCTACCAGCTCGCTGCGGATGAGGCGATGATCATCGAGAGCGAGTTGCCGCAGGCGCGTTACTGGTCGTTTCAGCTGTGCAATCTGTGGTTCCACACCCTCGACTACGCGAACCGGCAAACCAGCATCAATGGGCGTCAGGCGCACATCGACGGTGACGGGCGCTTCCGCTGCGTCATCGCGCCTCGGGACCCCGGCGTCCCGAACTGGCTCGACACCGCCGGCCACCTCGAGGGTGTGATCCAATACCGCTGGATCTGGACGGAGACGAATCCGGCGCCGACGGTCCGGGTGGTCAAGTTCGCTGAGGTGCGCAGACATCTGCCTTCCGATACGCCGGTCATCGGCGTGGAGGCGCGCCGCGACATCATCCGCAAGCGGCAGGAGCACGTGGCTCGCCGTGAGCCGGTGAGCTGA
- a CDS encoding type II toxin-antitoxin system VapC family toxin encodes MAVYLDSSAIVKLVVQEPESAALRRYLRAHPQRISCSLSRTEVSRAVRHLGPAALHRARQVLRRVDLIQLDDALLDAAATLDPRILRSLDAIHLAAAQLVSPDLEAVITYDRRMADAAALLGFAVVAPA; translated from the coding sequence GTGGCGGTGTACCTGGACTCGTCGGCCATAGTGAAGCTGGTGGTACAGGAGCCGGAGTCGGCAGCGCTCAGGCGCTATCTGCGCGCGCATCCACAGCGTATCTCGTGCAGCCTTTCCCGAACTGAGGTCTCGCGGGCCGTGCGGCATCTCGGTCCAGCGGCCCTGCACAGGGCTCGGCAGGTTCTGCGGCGCGTTGATCTCATCCAGCTCGATGATGCCTTACTGGACGCAGCGGCTACACTTGATCCGCGGATCTTGCGTTCGTTGGATGCGATCCATTTGGCCGCGGCGCAGCTAGTGTCGCCCGATCTCGAGGCGGTGATCACGTACGACCGGCGGATGGCGGACGCTGCGGCCCTTCTGGGATTCGCGGTGGTCGCTCCCGCCTAA